The sequence below is a genomic window from Lolium perenne isolate Kyuss_39 chromosome 7, Kyuss_2.0, whole genome shotgun sequence.
GCTTCTCTGAAGCCTTCTGTCTACATGATTGCACGTCGACCGATCGGTAGTTGCTTTGCACTCATGTGTACTCCGTAACGAGAAAAAAAAGGGGTATTCTTTAAACTAAACAGTCACTGGTCCTTCAAATCAACGGAAAACAAATCCAGTACGTGTCCATTTGGACGCCTCTCTTTTTCCAAATCCTACGATCTGAAATTCTGAATACCTATCGACTAATACCGAGTACTGGTAAACCAGTGCATGTTGGTTCTACATGCACGGACATTACTTTTCGTCCTACGAACGAGTAAATCCAACCCCTGGTTCACCCGCCATAGACACCTAGAAATCAACCTTTCAATCGTGATAGATTTAATCTCAGGAAGCGGCGATCGTCGCTGGTGCTGCGCCGCTCGCCGCGGCCGGGAACGGGAAGATCCCCTGCCCTGGCGACAATATCGCCCTGGGGTCGTACTTGGCCTTGAGCTCAGCGATCCTGCCCCATTTCGCACCAAAATGCCGCCTCCACCCCTCCTGCGAGGAGTGGTGCGGCAGGTACTGCTTGCACCCGATTTCCTCCCGGTCACAGAACTCTAACACCGCCTCGTTCTCCCTCTCCAGCCGCTCCAGGTCACCGACGGCCACCGCTGACCGGAGAAGCCCAACGGTGTAGAACACATCGTCGTTTGGCGTTACCGTGGTCATCCGGTCGTCCCACTTGTCCCTGTTCATGGGGTACATGAGGATGAGCCCAACAGGCTTGGTGTCCCTGAGGATGCCGTGGAACACGCCGGCGGCGAAGTCGTGGATGCGTGAGCCAGGGACGAAGAGGTTGAGCCACGGGTGCGGCACGTCCCACACGCCGGCTGACCTGAGCTTCTGCTCCTCCTGCCCGACACGGTCGAGGAACTGCACGTATGACACGTCCCTCACGAACACGAACCCCGGGACGAAGCTGAGCTCCTCCAGCAGCGCCTCAAGCTTCTGCAACCAAAACAAGTTTTTTGTTAAGGAAAGAAAATGTTCAACGCGGTATTCGGGCCGGGCTGGGTTGGGGCGTTGGGCTGGACAAAAAGATCATGGTGTATATGTACCTGATCCACGCCGGCTGCAGAGTGGTCGTCATAGTACATTGCGCCTTCGATGTAGTAGATCGCCGCTGATCCGGTGTCCACTGCGAGCTCTGTAAGAAGAGCAAGCTCTGAAGCCGAGAAGAAGGAGGACGACCTCCGGCCCTCCGTCAGGGTCCGGTTGAGCTGGACCTGCCCTTCAACGTAATCGAACCCGGATGCCTTTGATATGAGCAGCTCTTGGTCAGCAGTGAACGAGTGCACATCCGTGTAGGCAAGACGGACCCACTTGACCCGCATTGGAGCCCGTTCAAGCCCGATCCGGGCCCTGGTTATCACCCCGAACTGCCCCAGCCCGCCCAACGCCGCAAAGAACAGGTCGGAGCTCTTAGTCGGGGAGCAGGTGATCATGTCTCCCGTGCCTGCAGCGAACAAGATTCCATTTGGTATTAGTTTATGATGCTTGCTGCATTCGTGTGCACCGGTTGATTGTCTAATCTtctgatcaaataaatgaaaagtgATCGGCCGGTATGTACCCGTGACCACGTCGAGCTCCTGCACATTGGAGATCTGCGGGCCGTGGCGGAACACCTGCCCGCCAATGCCGGCGTTGGAGAGCGTGCCGCCGATGGTGATGCGTAGGTAGTCAGTCCACACGCGCGGCGTGAGGCCGTACTCCAGCGTGGCACGAAGGACGTCGATCCACAGCTGCTCACCACCGACGTCCACGTACATTCCATCGACGGACAGGGTTACACGGTGATCATGATCACCGCGTGTCAGcgaggacatgtcgaccacaatgCCACCCGAGGCGAGGGCTTGTCCTCGAGACGAGTGCCCTTTCCCGCGTGGTGCCACCGTGAAGGGCGTTTGCTGGAAAAGCGACAAGCGGATTAGGGCAGCTATGTCAGAGGGCGAGACCGGGTGGAAAACCCCGCTTGGGACGGCGTCCACAATGTGGCCAAAGTCCGAAGAGGCCCTGGCTATCGAGCTCTGGTCATTGCGGATTTTGGACATTATATCGAGGGTGGAGAGATCATCATCAAGAGCGCAAGATACGGGCACTCCGAGATGGCTGGCGGTGGAGAGAAAGCTGGTGACCACGAGAAATGTGGCTATACGAGCTATCGGCATGCTGCTACAACAGACGTTTGGGACGTGAGCCGTGTAGCTTGAGTTTGCTACTTGCATGAGTTGAGAGAGATCTTGGTGTGTGCTCTCATGTGAAGAACTCCTACATATTTATAGGTGTGTTCCTTTGATACCGCTAGAGGTGACTAAATGGGGGCAGGAGTGGAGTGTTTCTATTTGTTTAGATTAAGAAGAAGATCttaaggattccattgacttcTGGCAAAGACAAACATCCATGCTCCTACCATGGTCACAGACCTCCTGGTCAAACCCTAAGACCTCACTGATTTGATTTTGCAGGCCCAACCAACGAAATTTAAACTTAAAAACTGGTCAGAAAATTAATCGTTCCACTTAATGAGTATGAAACATGAAATACATCTAGAGTATATTTGTATGTGGGAAGTTAATAGTGTGCCTGGAAGTTGGAACTTGGAAGCCAACATTTTCTTTTTTGGAAGTAAGGTTTATGAGATCCGACTAGTCAACGATTTGATGGACTCTGATGATCTGATCAAATGATTCATTAAGAAATGATGGCAGTTGATTCTTCCACCTGAAATTACATCGATTTTTACTAATGTGGAGGAGAGAAGAGATATAACATATTAGGCACTTCATGGAAAGTCGGACTGTGCAAGTAGTAAAATCTCTAGAGTTGACATTCAATTCTTTTGTAAAGTCTAGTCTCTCAGATTTACATGTCCAGCACGATATGTAAGTTGCAGGTTATAATCTTTAACTAAATATTAAAATCTAGATAATTGTATCCACGAATGGCTGCTTTTGTCGTATGACCAAAAAATTCCAAAAACAATTCGGGGTGCAGCGCATGTATTCGTTGCATACTAATCTAGTACCCACAAATTGACCTTGTAGTTGCAATttgcttttttctttcctttCCAAGAGAGAGGGAATGACTATCATTGAGGGACTACTTCTCTTCTCCTGGGTGTTTGCAAAGATATCGTATCTTTGTTGACATGCATAGCAGCCAATGGAAGGCCTGAGCATCAGCAGATCAGAGTAGAATTTTGAGTTCATGCGGACGGCTAGGCACAATATATAAATGGTATTCCGAACGGCAGTGTTAAATAACCAAAGAGATGCTTCTATTAGGTACAGAGCATGGATGCTAAGGCGTTCGTGTGCTCGACTAAATCAGAGCTCGACATTTGTCAACCGCTTGAATAACCTCCAAGAATTAGTCAGCTACGCAATTCCATaatattcgtagcatagaaagctCAAACTGAACACGGGTAATCCTCCCAGTTCATGCAgccatgaaaaaccaatgcatggAAGTTTATACATGTCAACTGCAGCAGAAACTGCAGCAGCACTATAGTTTTGAAAAGACAATATATGGAATGTGAAATACACATATTCTATTTATTGAACGTAAATACACATATTCTTTATTTGTCTGTGGGAGATTTTATTTCATGAGTGTATTGCGTAGAAATTGGAAGCAATACATGTAACTGGGATAGATATACTAATACGGAACATGCTTTCACACGGCTGACCCATCGCACATGATTTATCGAACAGTGGACGATGGACCTTCACATTGCACACGACTAAGTAAAATGTGTGTGCAAGGGTGAACTTTCTCTCACGATTTCTTTAGCCAAATCATTTGCGAATGTATATCCTTCACAATGATTTGTTTTACTCGACCGTTAATAGAATTGGAAGATCGCAAATGATGAATATGTTAATACAACGGTATGTGTTCAATTTAGATGACACACGTTTATTTCAACAGTGGTATGCTTATCGCAAGCATCACACACATTTTAGCTATGCAACAACTAGATTTGTTTTAGAAAgagtgaggctctgataccatatcaaTACGTATGAGCAGTGTAACCCTAAACAGGGCCACGGTATTACTTATATAGTATGGGACATACAAGGTACAAGGGTCCACCTCTGTACAGACACAGAGGTATATACAGATTACAATACATGAGACCTATACATATACATATAGCAGTACCAGCAGAACCATGTAGCAGATGTATACCCAGTAGTACCAGCAACCCATAACAGAATATTGTATGCAAATACATTAGGGAAACTCAATTATATTTGATTGCGAATTTCATACATCACATGTATATATGTATTTCGACATATATTCAATTGCTAGCTATAGAAATGAGAGAGTTGCAGAAATGTTTTTTTGGTTACGTCGTCATCTGATACACCACATCTGGTAGTAGCCTTTGTTGAACCTTTGTTAGTCTTCTCATCATCTTTGTGATTTTTAGAAACACTGCATAAGACACTTTTAACTGAAAAAAGTCGCACAACATTCTATTTATTCGAGAAGATTGAAATGTTTGTGCAAACAACATCTGATGTGTTAGGAAGAAAGAAATAACTCCGCTAGACTCTCTTGCATTGCACTCGGTCCTAAGTGTGCCATGAATGAGTTCTGAGGAAAATAAAAGTGTGCCCTGAATCCGGGCAAGATGACTGGAATGCTAATAATTTATGAAGGGGGCACCGTTACTAATTAAAAGGATCCCTTAATTAAATAAATCTTAAATCGAGCGCCAT
It includes:
- the LOC127311881 gene encoding cytokinin dehydrogenase 10-like, producing MPIARIATFLVVTSFLSTASHLGVPVSCALDDDLSTLDIMSKIRNDQSSIARASSDFGHIVDAVPSGVFHPVSPSDIAALIRLSLFQQTPFTVAPRGKGHSSRGQALASGGIVVDMSSLTRGDHDHRVTLSVDGMYVDVGGEQLWIDVLRATLEYGLTPRVWTDYLRITIGGTLSNAGIGGQVFRHGPQISNVQELDVVTGTGDMITCSPTKSSDLFFAALGGLGQFGVITRARIGLERAPMRVKWVRLAYTDVHSFTADQELLISKASGFDYVEGQVQLNRTLTEGRRSSSFFSASELALLTELAVDTGSAAIYYIEGAMYYDDHSAAGVDQKLEALLEELSFVPGFVFVRDVSYVQFLDRVGQEEQKLRSAGVWDVPHPWLNLFVPGSRIHDFAAGVFHGILRDTKPVGLILMYPMNRDKWDDRMTTVTPNDDVFYTVGLLRSAVAVGDLERLERENEAVLEFCDREEIGCKQYLPHHSSQEGWRRHFGAKWGRIAELKAKYDPRAILSPGQGIFPFPAAASGAAPATIAAS